ACAGGTTTCGCGCCAGCATCACGCGCTGGCCGCGCCGCTCTGCCAACCCCTGTTCGGCCAGGAAATCGGAGCGCTTTTGGAGCGCGTCTTTGACCTCGCTGCCAAACCCCAGATCGCCGAGCCCTCGGCCACTTCCAATCAGTTGCTGGTCGAGCCATGTAGCGCCGATCACTCGGGCCTGCCGCTCTATGGGCAGGTGCGATTTCAACTCCACGACCACGCCACCCAAGCGCTGCGCGTCATACTGGCGGCCTTTCTCCAGCAGGTCGTCCGGCACCTTCCACAACCCTTCGGCGACGCGCTCCACGATACCGGCGCGGCGTAAGGCTTCCAGCCGGCGGACATGGGCCGCGACGACTTCATGCGGGTCGCGGCTTGCCTGCGCCTGTCCCTGTGCGACCGCTAGGTGATGATCCGTGCGGTACAAGCCGTCACTCGCCAGCGCGGTGATGTTGCGGTCAGCGGTCCGCAGTTCCGCGTAACCGCGCACCTCCACCACCGATCCCATGGGGTAGTTCCCGGGTTCATCGCGGGCATTGAGCGCAACATAGTGGGCCTTACCGTCCACGCCGTCGATGACCAGATAACCCCGGTCGCGCAGCTCATCGGCCAGTCCTTTCGCAGCTATGCGCCCGACGACTGTGCGGCCATTGTCGCCTGGCTCGAACACTGCCAGCTCGCGCGGCTGGCCGCTCATGGCCCGCTGCATGGTACGGATGATGTCGCCACGCTCGCCCAGGGCGCGCAAGGTCTTCTCGGCATCAGCATGGACGGCCCAGGTGCCGGGCTGCACCTCGTCGGCCAGATCCATGCGCTGCAAGCGTTGCAACCGCCCAATCAGCAGCAGGCGCTGGCGTTGCAATCGGGATTCGTTGAAGCGCTCGATCTGCACACGGCCATCGTCGTCTACCTCGCGTTGCAAGGTGCGATCAAGGCTCGTCCATCGCTCCTGTTCCACCTCGCGTTGCAAGGTTTGCTGGATCTCCCGTTCGGTGCGCGGCCCCAGCCATTCAGTCGCCAGCTCGGCGGCCCGGTGGCGGAAACCCTGGGCGATGTAGTCGCCCGCGATGATGAGGTCTTTGCCGGTGTCGTCGCGCCCGCGCACGACGATATGCGTGTGCGGGTTGTCCGTATTCCAGTGATCGACCGCCACCCACTCCAGCCGTGTGCCCAGGTCGGCCTCCATACGTTCCATCAGGTGCCGGGTGTACGTGCGCAGGTCTTCCAACTCGGCGCCGTCCTCGGACGAGAGGATGAAGCGGAAATGGTGCCGGTCGTCCGCGCAGTGCTCCTTGAAGGCACCGAGGTCGGCTTCGTCGGTCTGTGGGCCATAGGCGCGGCCCGGCTCGCCCTCTCGGCCCACGCCGTCACGCTCGATGTAGCGCAGGTGCTTGGCAAGCGACTGCGGGCTGGCGTGGCGCTGGTTGACCAGCAAGGTCTTGATGATCACGCGCCGCGAGAACGGCGTCAGCTTCGCACCTGCGAAGCGCGCTGCCGTATGGCCGCGCCCCAGGCGCGAGCCGGGCCGCTGGCCGGTACGCTGGCCCTTGCCGCCGACCATGACAGGACGGTGCAGTGCCGACTTGCCTGCGCTGGCCTTGCCAGTCTGCTTGAGCACCCTGGAAACGAAGCCCTGGCCCCGGTGTTTCGGCGCGCCGGGACGCACGCGGAAATCGTCATCGTCGCGCTGGCTCATGGCCGACCTCCCTCAAAGCATGAACGCAAGCTGCGGCGTGCGCCAGCGTGCGAAGCACGCGACGGAGCCCCTATCGGCGCGAGCTTCGCGCCCCATGCGGCACAGCGGCGAAGCCGGCCTGTGCCGCGCCAACCCCACGTGCAGACAGACTTTGCGGGCGGACAGGTGCCGCCCCCTTTTGTCTTGCCTTCCGCCTTTGTCTTTCGCTGTCGCTCCAGGCGTCGGCGGCCCGGCGGCGCTGCGCTGCATGCAGCCAGCGCGCCGGCGAACGCGACCACGGCCACAGGCCGGGCGCGTTCGAGGCAAGACGCCTGCACGTCGGAAAGCATCGCCGGAGGCTGCGCGACGTGCGATGCCGAATACGCAAATTCGGCAGCCGCACGACACGCGCGACGACACGACGCCGCGCAGCGGAACGACACGTCGGATGGCACAACAAAGCGCAGCGAGTCGGCAGCCATCATCAGTGTGTCTCCAGCCAGAGCGGATGCGCGACGCCGATCACGGCGGAGGCAGCCACCGGCCCGAAATACCTACTATCGAACGACGCCGGATTGGTCGTGCTCAACAAGAACAGCTCGCCCGGCAGCAGATGCCGGCACTGCTGCCAGGCAGGCAGCGGCCGGCCCAGGTGGTCGGCAGGCAGCGTCGCGGCCACCGACACGCCGTCAATGCTCACGCTGCGCCCGACGATGCACACCTGCTGCGGCGCGATGGCGCCCACACGCTTGAGCAACGGAATACCCGGCGGCAGGTAATCGCGCTGCGCGGCCAGCAACGCAGCCTGCGCCGGCAGGTGGGCCAGCACAACGCTGTCCACTTGCATGGGGGTGTGCAGTGGATCGGTCAGCCAGTTGAATGGATCGACGCGATACCAGCCGACTGGCACGCTGTCGGTCGGGTTGTAGATCACGCGCGGCAGTGGCGACACGAACGACGCCCAGGCCAGCGCAGCGAGGCCGCAGGCGGACAGGCTTGCCAGTACGAGGCGAGCGCGCAAACGCGAGCGAGGGTGCGGCGAGGCGGCGGAAGCGGGAACGCTCGTCATGACAGCGCCCTCCCGGCAAGCCAGGCCGCGTGTCGCTCGGCGGTGTACGCCGGCAGCGGCAGACGTGCGGCGAGTCGATTGGCGAGCGTGCGCCAGTACGCGGGCGACACGGCAGCCGGCGCGATGCCCAGCGCCTCGATGGCGTCGATCTGCGGCAGCGCGGCGCGCACGGCGGGTTCGCCCTCGGCGTGCAGCAGCAGCTGTGCGCCCGGCAGCACGCCGGGGATGCGCTGCGCCGCGTCCAGCGGCGTGCAAGTCTGCATCACCATGAGCTGCCAGCGGATCGTGCCGTAGTCGTTGGCCTGCCAGCGGATGCGGCACAACATCGCGCCCGGCAGGAACACCGCGACGCGACGCCAGCGGTCGAGTCGGACGGTGCGCGCCGGCTCGCCGAAGCGCAGGTAGAGATCTATGCGCTGCTCAACGTAGGCAAGCGATACGCGGGTCAACGACACGACACCGGCTTGGCCGGCGAGCGCAGCGAGCAACGGCGGCGCAGCCGTAACCGCCGAAATGGATGCGTTCATGGGGTCGTCTCCGGAAACTCGCGTTCGAGCAACGCGCGCAGCAGTTCGGCGACCGTCACGCCCTGCGTGAACGCCGACACCTTGATGCGGGCGCGCATCGCAGGCGTGATGTCGAGTGTCAGGCGTGCGGTGTAAAGGTCGCCTTTGTGCAAGGTCTCGGCGTCGCCTTGGCGAACCCACGCTTCGGCGTGCGGGTTCGCTGGCGGCCGTGCGCCGATGCCGATGCGTTTGCTGCGCGCTGTCGTCATGCCGGCCACCGCAGAAGCTCGTCGGTGAGCGCCGCGATCTCGCGCGCGGCGGCGCTGTCGGGCGCCGTCTCGCGTGCGAGCCGGCCAGCGGCCACGCTGTCGGCGAACACGATGCGTTGATGCACTTCCGAGCGCAGCGCTGGCAGCGGCTGCTCG
This genomic window from Dyella terrae contains:
- a CDS encoding S26 family signal peptidase, translating into MTSVPASAASPHPRSRLRARLVLASLSACGLAALAWASFVSPLPRVIYNPTDSVPVGWYRVDPFNWLTDPLHTPMQVDSVVLAHLPAQAALLAAQRDYLPPGIPLLKRVGAIAPQQVCIVGRSVSIDGVSVAATLPADHLGRPLPAWQQCRHLLPGELFLLSTTNPASFDSRYFGPVAASAVIGVAHPLWLETH
- a CDS encoding relaxase/mobilization nuclease and DUF3363 domain-containing protein, with protein sequence MSQRDDDDFRVRPGAPKHRGQGFVSRVLKQTGKASAGKSALHRPVMVGGKGQRTGQRPGSRLGRGHTAARFAGAKLTPFSRRVIIKTLLVNQRHASPQSLAKHLRYIERDGVGREGEPGRAYGPQTDEADLGAFKEHCADDRHHFRFILSSEDGAELEDLRTYTRHLMERMEADLGTRLEWVAVDHWNTDNPHTHIVVRGRDDTGKDLIIAGDYIAQGFRHRAAELATEWLGPRTEREIQQTLQREVEQERWTSLDRTLQREVDDDGRVQIERFNESRLQRQRLLLIGRLQRLQRMDLADEVQPGTWAVHADAEKTLRALGERGDIIRTMQRAMSGQPRELAVFEPGDNGRTVVGRIAAKGLADELRDRGYLVIDGVDGKAHYVALNARDEPGNYPMGSVVEVRGYAELRTADRNITALASDGLYRTDHHLAVAQGQAQASRDPHEVVAAHVRRLEALRRAGIVERVAEGLWKVPDDLLEKGRQYDAQRLGGVVVELKSHLPIERQARVIGATWLDQQLIGSGRGLGDLGFGSEVKDALQKRSDFLAEQGLAERRGQRVMLARNLLGTLRNRDLAQVGKEIAAETGLEHRPVADGQRVAGIYRRSVMLASGRYAMLDDGMGFSLVPWRPVIEQRLGQQIAATVRSGGISWDMGRQRQLGPG
- a CDS encoding DUF2840 domain-containing protein, coding for MNASISAVTAAPPLLAALAGQAGVVSLTRVSLAYVEQRIDLYLRFGEPARTVRLDRWRRVAVFLPGAMLCRIRWQANDYGTIRWQLMVMQTCTPLDAAQRIPGVLPGAQLLLHAEGEPAVRAALPQIDAIEALGIAPAAVSPAYWRTLANRLAARLPLPAYTAERHAAWLAGRALS
- a CDS encoding chromosome partitioning protein ParB, giving the protein MTTARSKRIGIGARPPANPHAEAWVRQGDAETLHKGDLYTARLTLDITPAMRARIKVSAFTQGVTVAELLRALLEREFPETTP